From a single Arachis hypogaea cultivar Tifrunner chromosome 3, arahy.Tifrunner.gnm2.J5K5, whole genome shotgun sequence genomic region:
- the LOC112790709 gene encoding ethanolamine-phosphate cytidylyltransferase gives MDYDSNSWIWEGVYNHPHVLGGLMVTAALLGLSTSYFGGMTNSWSNLGIFPKKRSGKRRVRVYMDGCFDLMHYGHANALRQAKALGDELVVGLVSDEEILANKGPPVLSMEERLTLVSGLKWVDEVITDAPYAITEEFLNRLFYEYNIDYVIHGDDPCLLPDGTDAYAAAKKAGRYKQIKRTEGVSSTDIVGRIMSSLKDKKAREDLDGTDAKPQEESKLKVSHLSQFLPTSRRIVQFSNGKGPGPDARIVYIDGAFDLFHAGHVEILKKARQLGDFLLVGIHSDETVSSQRGNHYPIMHLHERSLSVLACSYVDEVIIGAPWEITKDMITTFNISAVVHGTVAEKSLYSERDPYEVPKSMGIFHLLESPKDITTTSVAQRIMANHEAYVKRNAKKAQSEKRYYEEKTYVTGD, from the exons ATGGATTATGACAGTAATAGTTGGATTTGGGAGGGGGTATACAACCACCCACATGTGTTGGGTGGTCTAATGGTTACAGCAGCCTTGCTGGGACTGTCGACGAGCTACTTTGGGGGGATGACCAACTCCTGGTCTAATTTGGGGATTTTCCCTAAGAAGAGATCCGGTAAGAGGCGTGTTCGGGTTTACATGGATGGTTGTTTTGATCTGATGCACTATGGCCATGCCAATGCACTCAGACAGGCAAAAGCTCTAGGAGATGAATTGGTTGTGGGTCTGGTGAGTGATGAGGAGATCCTCGCCAATAAAGGCCCGCCTGTTTTGTCCATGGAGGAGAG GCTGACCCTTGTTAGTGGATTGAAATGGGTGGACGAAGTCATAACCGATGCTCCTTATGCAATTACTGAGGAATTCTTGAATCGTCTTTTCTATGAATACAACATTGACTATGTCATACATGGGGATGACCCTTGCCTGCTTCCAGATGGAACAGATGCTTATGCTGCAGCAAAGAAAGCTGGCCGATACAAGCAAATTAAACGTACTGAAGGAGTTTCCAGCACAGATATTGTTG GAAGAATTATGTCTTCGTTAAAAGATAAAAAAGCTCGCGAAGATCTTGATGGTACTGATGCAAAACCTCAAGAAGAAAGCAAGCTAAAGGTTTCCCACTTGTCCCAATTCCTACCAACTTCCCGACGTATTGTACAGTTTTCAAATGGCAAG GGGCCTGGACCTGATGCTCGTATTGTATACATTGATGGGGCATTTGATCTCTTCCATGCTGGGCACGTTGAG ATACTTAAGAAGGCTAGGCAGCTCGGAGATTTTCTTCTTGTTGGTATCCACTCAGACGAGACTGTGAG CTCACAACGAGGGAATCACTATCCAATTATGCACCTACACGAGCGTAGCCTTAGTGTGCTGGCTTGCAGCTATGTTGATGAAGTCATTATTGGCGCACCATGGGAAATTACAAAGGACATG ATCACAACTTTCAATATCTCAGCGGTTGTGCACGGGACTGTTGCTGAGAAATCATTATAT AGTGAAAGAGATCCATATGAGGTCCCAAAGAGCATGGGAATATTCCACTTGCTTGAAAGCCCTAAAGATATCACTACTACCTCAGTAGCCCAGCGTATTATGGCTAACCATGAAGCCTATGTG AAACGCAATGCTAAGAAGGCTCAGAGCGAAAAGAGATACTATGAAGAAAAGACTTATGTGACTGGAgattag
- the LOC112790710 gene encoding uncharacterized protein, which translates to MAGYKLLKRKGIDHVPDDFYDFPLSSPATKIRRLDGELPPIAEVELEHEQPLPISAEAEADASPPPNAERALVIFKPLMHSSSPFSLTLDSDLLSRFKREAHWSKGDSDCERLIKSAVEKEEQDKRNRGMAIVPWAPSSNFAQGSNIANTEMMEADHMGPEPEEESSVMMDVENQQEENNSHFKSSSSMLNLSNGGGVLVGGVAATPEGFNQQQHHCLWPHLPQNMSTPITWTR; encoded by the exons ATGGCGGGATACAAACTGTTGAAGCGGAAAGGCATCGATCATGTTCCCGACGATTTCTACGATTTCCCTCTTTCTTCTCCCGCCACCAAGATTCGCCGTCTG GATGGTGAGTTGCCGCCAATTGCAGAGGTGGAACTCGAACATGAACAACCCTTGCCCATTTCAGCGGAAGCAGAAGCAGATGCTTCTCCACCTCCCAACGCAGAGAGAGCTCTCGTTATCTTCAAGCCGCTAATGCATTCGTCTTCTCCGTTCTCTCTCACCCTCGACTCTGATCTCCTCTCTCGATTCAAGA GGGAAGCGCATTGGTCGAAAGGTGACTCTGATTGCGAGCGCCTCATAAAATCAGCGGTGGAGAAGGAAGAACAAGACAAGAGGAATCGTGGAATGGCTATTGTGCCTTGGGCACCCTCATCCAATTTCGCGCAAGGTTCCAACATTGCAAATACAGAGATGATGGAAGCTGATCACATGGGTCCAGAACCAGAAGAAGAATCATCCGTGATGATGGATGTAGAAAACCAACAAGAAGAAAATAATAGTCATTTTAAGTCTTCAAGTTCAATGCTAAATCTAAGTAATGGTGGTGGTGTTCTTGTTGGTGGAGTGGCAGCAACACCAGAAGGGTTCAACCAACAGCAGCATCATTGCTTGTGGCCACATCTTCCTCAAAACATGTCAACTCCAATCACATGGACACGTTGA